TTTTCAAGAGGAGCTACCCTTTTCCCTTTATACTACTTCGGGTAATCATGATCTCAATCAATAGTGCTGGATATGACAAACTCAGATATGCTATCTACGCTAGAACATTGTATCAGATAATTATAGCTGTTTTAAATTCTCATAAAAGCCTGAAAGTAAAAGACATCAAGTTTTATCCCTGGACAGTCCAATTACCTTAAATGGTTTTCACCTTAATTAAAAATAAGATTTCCATAGTACGCTGGAATTTTTTATCAGGCAGATTTTAGAGGCTATGTTGCTTATTTCAGGTTCTTCACAGTTCTTGGTTCTCCAGTGAAATTATTCACGTGGAAGATGCCTATAAAATTGCAACGCTAATTTCCAGCCACAAGCCATATATCATGGAAGGTGCCAACCATTGTTATACTGAAACAACAGGGAGGGCTGCATCTGTTCAGGTAGTAAATTGGATCCTAGAGAAGAAAGTTCCTCTTGATTGTCGACTTCCACCAAGAGTTCAACATTTACACCTTTATCTTATCAAGTTCATATAGTATCAATTATATTACTTCAATCACCTTCTGAGTGTTCGATAAGAGTGTGACAAGTGCTACTTACCTTATGTGGATTCTTCTATAGTTATATCTTTTAACATGCTCGAAGTACTTCCTTTGATTACAGGGCAGGATACCCCTAGAGCATTATGATTTCATCTAATTATATTATAGTTAGAACTCTCGATTTTACAAACCTTTAGTGTATCTGTTGGCTTGCAGGAACTTTTTTAGCTTGCGCTCCTTTAAATTCGCTGCCTCCCTGAAGAAAAACATTAACCTTTTCAAGTAGGTTAAGTTCTTTTATGGCACACACCTACAAGCATAGTGTGTACTATAATTGTTCTTGAAAagttgtttattattatgtgcATTCCGACTCTTTAAGTTGCGTGCGTGATTACGAAATAAGTTTGTGTTCCCGCGAACTGTTTTGTTCCGATCCGATTAATTCTGAAGGGCAAAATGGACTTTTTGAAGCCGATGGCTTGTGGACAAAGACctctttacttttcttcttcttattattattattttgaattatGATTATCTAATGCAACTTGGAAACGAAACGGCTGGCGGATAGTGGAAGGCAAGACGGACACTCGATCGAAGATTCGAAGGCCCGTAGCGAGTCTCCGAGTTCCGAGCCGAGGCAATCAATCCTCCTTGCTCCAGTCATGGCCATGGCAGCGTCCTCCTTCTTCGTCTTTCCCCTCGATGTGCGCCGGAACAAGCTTCTTTCCTTCCCAAGCCCTAGCCTCACAAGGACTGTAACGAACTACAACAAGCGGCAGCCGATGGGAAGGAGGCGGCCGCCGCCGAtctccgcctcctcctcctcctcctcctcgttcCGCAATGGAACCCCACCGGAGACGGACTGCCCCGTTCCGTTCGATCAGCTGCCGGTGAACGAGTACCAGGCCCTCTCCACATCCTTCCCCTTCTCCTGGGCTGCCGCCGATCTCCGCCTCTACTCCTCCCGCCTCGCCGTCACCGGAGGCCTATTCGCTCTCCTCGTCGGCCTACCCGTCTCCGCCTTCGGTACCCGCAGCCTGTCCGATCCGCGATGCGCCCTCGGGGCCGCCTCAGCTGGGCTTCTCGCCGTCACGCTCGCCGTCCTCCGGATGTACCTCGGATGGGCGTACGTTGGTAACCGCTTGCTCAGCGCAACCGTCGAGTGTGAGAAAACTCGTACCTTTAAGTTTCCCTTTGCTTATTTGCTCGATTTGATTGGACTTTTTCTGTGGGCGTCACAGATGAGGAGACAGGATGGTACGATGGGCAGGTATAATATTCTCTGCTTGCATTCTTTCTCGTTGTTCGTGGTATTCTctcttgaatttgaattttttttttattgtgtggGTGAATCATATAGGAAAAACTTGACACCGTTTACAAATTATGAGCCTTCTATTATTGCTAAACTATAGATTAAGCTATACGATTCCACTTGCGTATGAATTTTAGTTGTTGATGAGGTCCATTCTTGCTAAATCTCAAACTTATCTTCAGTTGCACTTTGATCCTTCAATTGTTATTACTCTACGATCTTCTTCGAGCTAATAATTTCTGATTAAGTTTAGACAAATTAGTTCATAATCATTTGTGGCTGTATTGGCTATGACAGAGTAGGAGCAAAATGTAGGGGTGAATGAGATCTATCTGTTTTATGTCATGCAAATGTTCTTCAAAGAAGGTACTGCATAAGATTCAAATACAAAACGATGATCTGGAATTCATGATAATTTTCAAGTGAATAAAATGACAAAAAACAAGTGGAAGCGTTCAAAGATTTAGGTATACTGACTGCACACTTAAGTTATCCACTCGTGCAACAGCCTATGTGTGAATTCAATCCTAAGggcgcgtttggttcaagttatgacacataaccttagttatgtgattaccaagtaatcgcATAATCAAGGTTATAGGGAATGAAACATAACCATtggttgtttggttcaatttaggtaaTCCAATAAAATCTTATTTGTTTGGAGGTTTTAGTATATAACTTAACGTGATATTTTACCATATTATCCTTGttttaataatgataatattatattattaatagtgatatatatatatatatatatatatatatatatatataattagattttttttgtttattattttatgtTCCCTGTGTGCCTGATCCTGTTCCAACTAAATCAcaaaagtaaacataatagataaAGATTAGATTTTTATGATGgaattaatttaattgaagaaGATTTAGCTCGCTATACATGGAGATAGACAGATGGGAGAAGTGTTCTTGCGGTTTTTGCAGTGTTCTCAGCGGACCAGACTGTGACGAACTTCCGTATAAAAAAATACCAGAATCTGGCAGTATGAAACGGGAGCACCAAGGGGACTGCAGGTACGGCGGGGCGGTTGAAGGAGGAGAGCAGGAGAAGGTCCGGTCATCGGACATGGCGGATGTCGCACACTGGAGCAGGCGGAGATGGTCATGGGAACCAGCATCGCAACCAGCAACGACGCTCTACTTTCCCACCTTGCAGCTGACACCGTTCACATCTCGACTTGGGTGGACATCCTCTCCGAGCTTAACGCACCTCCTCCCCCACTCTCGCCGCCCCTGCGTTTCGACGATTCCTCTTCCCTCGGCCGACGGAATCGCTTCCTCGAGCTTCCCCTTGTCACGCAGCGCGCATCGACGGAAGTTTATGAGCCGATGCCAGTCCCTGCTCCCCCCGCCGAGCGTGCAACAGGGTGATTCGCCTTTGGCTCTGATTCCCAATTGGATGTCGCACCGTCGCCGAGGGATTCGAAAAGGATCAAGTTCTACAGCTCGCCTCCCTCATCGTCGTCCTCGACGACGGATGCGGCGACCTCGGTTGCGTCCCCTCTGCCGGTGGTAGTAGTCGACACGCAGGAGGCTGGATCTGCCTCGTCCACGCGCTGTTAGCCTGCGCGGAGGCGGTGCAGCAGGAAAACCAGAGAGAATGTTGTCCAAATGGTAGATTGAAATTTGATAGATCTTTAGGGTTATTTTTGTCTCAAATGGTAAATAATGAAGGGTAATTTtgtcttaaaatttttattaacccCGGAATCCAGGAAAACCCCACTTTTCTTAGGTTTTGTGATTCCGGGTTATATGCCCAAATTGCTGATGTGTCAGGCATCCATCATGACTTAGGAATCATcaattacttaaaccaaacaaggttatcaaggataaccttggacggataaccaaggttatcaaggataaccccgaaccaaacgcgcCCTAAATGTAATGCAGAAAAGGGTTGATGTATGGAATATTCTACTCATATCTCACTTTAGTTAAATATGGTTTTATTTAGACTCAGTTAGGTGCCAAATCCATGCAGCTAAAATATTCTttacaattaattaaaattggaaGTTTGAGTAGAAAAATGTCTGCAAAGGATAGTAACATAATCACCAGCATTATTGACTCATGAGGATTTATATTTCAGTCCATTTAAGTAGCTAAATAATGTGAATTTTTAGG
The genomic region above belongs to Zingiber officinale cultivar Zhangliang chromosome 11A, Zo_v1.1, whole genome shotgun sequence and contains:
- the LOC122031130 gene encoding uncharacterized protein ycf36-like, yielding MAMAASSFFVFPLDVRRNKLLSFPSPSLTRTVTNYNKRQPMGRRRPPPISASSSSSSSFRNGTPPETDCPVPFDQLPVNEYQALSTSFPFSWAAADLRLYSSRLAVTGGLFALLVGLPVSAFGTRSLSDPRCALGAASAGLLAVTLAVLRMYLGWAYVGNRLLSATVEYEETGWYDGQIWVKTPEVLARDRLLGSFSVKPVLSRVKLTLVGLAVSLFVCALIFVNIEYHPASAPGDSGGQARAIPGAYNEESARSFEPDAFCGESDLSLTL